From Paenibacillus sp. PL2-23:
TTCGTTCCCCGACCCTATTCATTACAGCTCCACGGATACGTCGATTACTCTGACCTGGGACGCCGTGAACGGCGCAACGGGATATGAGGTGGCTGCCGACGGCGTCTATACAACAGTTACAGCTCCGGCCTTCGACTATAGCTATCTGAAGCCGGGCACGCTGCACACCTTCAGGATTCGAACACTGAAGGGAGACAGGACCAGCCAGTGGAGCTCGCTGCTGACGATCAAAACAACGGGAGAGCAGCAGCTGCCTGTCATGCTGGGCATTCGGGCGGCCAAAACCGAGGATGCCATTACGATTACCTGGAAGGCCATGAAGGAAGCCGTCACCGGCTATGACATCGAGGTGGACGGCACTGTTATGCCCGTCACGGGCTTGTCTTACAAGCATGAGGGCTTGGCGGCGGGATCGCTGCACACCTACCGGGTAAGGGCGAAGGATGGAGCCGCGCTTGGTCCATGGAGCGACCTCATGAAGGTGAATACACTTCGCCAGATTAATGGCGCATTTGATGTTCAGTTTACAATTGATCCTTCCATGGAGCGCCAGCCCATAAGTCCTTATATTTATGGAGCGAATGAGGATTTGACGGGAACAGAGAACCTGACTTCGCGCAGGGCTGGCGGCAATCGCTTCTCGGCCTACAACTGGGAGAACAACGCTTCGAACTCCGGCAGCGACGAGGGTTACGTAAGCGATTCGTTTGTGCCGTGGTATTACGGGGGCATTCCTGTCTCGGAGAAGGAGAAGTGGAGTATACCGGGCAGCGCGGCCATCGGCTTCCATCAGAAATCGTTGGAGAAGGGCGCCTACACGCTATGGACGCTGCCTATGGCGGGTTATGCAGCCAAGGATACAGCCTCCACGGTTACGAAGGCGGAGACCGCTCCGTCGAATAGGTGGGTCGAGGTGAAGGCCGCCAAGGGCGCGCCATTCAGCCTGACGCCTGATTTGAACGACAACGTGGTCTATAACGACGAGCTGGTCCATCTGCTGGTCAACAAGTTTGGTCCGGCGAGCTCGGCGACTGGCATTAAGGGCTATTCCCTCGATAATGAGCCGGGATTATGGGATGACACGCATGCGCGCATGCATCCGGAAGCTCCGAAGGGGGCCGAGGTGCTGCGCAAATCGCTTGAGCTGTCCAAGGCAGTTAAGAACGTAGATCCCGGAGCCGAGACGTTCGGCCCTGTCTCCTACGGCTTCAGCGATGCCTATATGGTGGACAACAAGACGGAATGGAACGAAATCAAAGGCAATTACAGATGGTACTTGGACTATTACCTAGACAATATGGCGCGGGAATCCCGCAAGGAAGGACAGCGATTGCTGGACGTGCTGGACATTCACTGGTATTCCGAGGAGATGGGCGGAGGAACGCGGATTACGAATACGGAGTTCTTGGATCACACGCTGGAGACGCATAAGGTGCGCGTACAGGCTCCAAGATCCTTGTGGGACCACAGCTACCTGGAGAAAACATGGATTGGCGACTGGTACAGCGAATTCCTGCCGCTTATTCCGAACCTTCAGCATACCGTGGATACGTACAATCCGGGGACCAAGCTTGCCATTACGGAATACGACTTCGGCGGCGGCCACCATGTTTCCGGAGGCATTGCCCAAGCCGATGCGCTAGGTATATTCGGCAAGCAAGGCATGTATATGGCTCATTATTGGAATATGGCGGGCACGAACAGACTGTCGCAAATTCCGTATCTTTCTTCCGGCTTCCGTATCTTTAACAACTATGACGGCAACAGCTCCAAGTTTGGAGATATCAGCGTGCAAGCCGATACGAATGACATGGAGAACAGCTCCATCTACGGCTCTGTCTTCCATGAGGATAACGGCGAGCTGCACCTTATTGTTATGAACAAAAATTTCGACCATGCCATGAACGCTCAATTCGACATCGGCGGAGAAACGGCTTACAAGTCGGCCCAGGTATGGGCGTTCGATGAGCACAGTCCGCAAATTACGCAAAGGGAAGGCGTAGCCGAGCTTGCAGGCAACAGCTTCACCCTGAATATTCCCCCATTGACGGTCGCGCATATTGTGCTTTCCGCCAATGGGACAGGAGGTTAAGACCTATGAAGAATAAGTGGTTAAAAGCTGCCAGAAGGAGGACCGCGTCGCTGCTCGCGGCGGTCATGCTTGGGACGGCAATGATGCCGACGGGAGCATGGGGGGCGGACTCCGCCCCTGGCATAACCGTGGCAGCCGGTGAGAGCGCCGCAGGGGAAGGCGGCGAGGTGAGAGCTCTGCTCCCTTCTGCCGGCAGCGACAGCTCGCCCTTGTCCTGGAATTTGTTAAGCCGGCTTAACCGGGGAACGGGATCTTATATGTTCCCCGCCTCTGACACGCCTATTACGCAGCTGAGCTCAGATGAGAGGTACATGGCGTTCATGACCTATCCCATGGATGATCTGGGAGTGGGCAGAAAGGTTGTGGCCTTGCAGGATCGGAGCACTGGCGAGCTGAAGATTACGCCAATGCCGGATGAAGCGGGCTCGGTCCACTTTTTTGACATGACGCCGGATGCCCGGTATATCGCTTACACCTATGGGGAAGACGCTGTCAGCGGAAAGGTCAAGGTCTACCTGTACGATTGGGTGGAGCAAAGACTGGAGACGATTAACGGGGTAAGCGGTCCTAATGAATTCAGCTATAGTGACGGGGACTACGTCTCCATAAGCGATGACGGTCGTTATGTAGCATTTGACAGCGAGGCTCAGCTGGTGCCCCAGGACACCAATGAGACAAGGGATGTCTACCTCTATGACCGGCTGGCAAGCGGAGAGAAGCTGGAGCGTATCAGCAAGCCCCTCAAGGAATTCTACGATTACGGCAGCTGGGCTCCCAGTATAAGCGGGGACGGCAGCGTTATCGCCTTTGTCTCCAAAGCGCAGCTGCTGGAGAATGAAGAATATGGCTGGAATACCGTCTATCTGTATGATCGAACGGATGGCGCGATCAGGCGTGTCGCAGAAGGGGAGACCCCTTCTGTCAGCGAAGATGGGCGCTACGTTGCCTTCGCCACGCATCTGAACAATCTAGGGTCCGGAGACAGCAATGGCCAGGACGACATTTATGTCTACGATAGCGAGCAAGAAAGCTTCTTGAGGGCATCCATGAAAGCGGACGGAACGCAGCACGACTCGGACAGCCGTTATCCCTCTATTAGCGGGGACGGCGCTTACGTCGCCTATGAGGTGGGGAGGTACAGCTCTGAGGATACGTTGGAGGGCTTCGTCACGGGACTTCGTGATCTGACCTCTGTCCCAATTCAGGTACCCGACTCTCCGCTTAAGCTAGGCACTACCTTAATGAGGCCTATTATTGGAGACGACGGACAGACCGTGACTTTTCTATCTTCTTTTATGGATCGAATCGGGGAAGTCGAATATTTGAATTTTGATTTTTTTGTTGCTACGGATGGGGTGGCGCCAACTTGGCCGGCAGGCAGCAAGCTTAGCGCATCCAACATAGGAACCGATTATTTGACAGTAAGCTGGCCCCATGCGGAGCATGGCGAGGGGGTAACGGGCTATGCGATCTATCGGAATGGCAATCCCGTAGGTTATGTACCGGGCAGCGGCACATCCTATACTTTGACTAATCAACCCGCCGAGAACAGCTATGAAGACCTCATTCAGGTAGAAGCCATCGGCGGCAGGTACCATATGAGCATGAACGGACCTACCTATGCTTGGGTTAGGGATGGAGAGGTCGACCCGCCGGATGAGCTGTTATTCTTCGAGTGGATCGGCGAGAGAGGCAGCGACAGCGAGCCTCTGCATCGAGGGAGCGCTATTCAGCTGTTTGCTTCGGGACCGTCCGGACGGGAGGCTAAGGTAGAGTACTCCTACAAGGAATGGAATGGAGTGAGCGAGGCCTTGAAGTCGGGCTCCATTCCGCTGAATGAAATACAGGGATCGGGCCTGTATATAGCTAATTTCCAGTTGTCTCAGGAAACAACGGAATTGCTCTCTATCCGGCTGACCTTGACCGGAGGGGGAGAGACTTTAACGGCAGAGGGGGATCATCTGCCTGTGTCCGTCGGCGGCAGTCTGTCTCTTGCGTTCGAGGGAGCAGAGCCTGAGGAACTGAAGGGCGCTATTCTGACTCTTCTCCAGTCTGGAAGTGAAGTAAGGACAATGACACTCGGCGATAGTCCACTTACCTTGCTGGAAGGCCTTCAGCCAGGAGCGTCGACGACCGTCCTACTCTATTCGCCGGATTATCGCCACGAAATGGCGCGGGTAGAGAACATTGTGATTCAGCCGGGAAGAACGACCGCAATTACCGTGCCGGTCGAGCTGCCTTCAAGGTTTCGGGCTCGCACGGTGGATGCAGACGGAAGTCCCGTAGCCGGCATTCCGGTCTCGTTCTGGAATGAAGAGCGGGAGCTGCTGCTAATGTCAGCCACGGAGAATGACGGTCTGACGTTCTGGCAGGAAGGGCTTGCGGAGAATGAAGTCATTACAGTAGAGCTTGATCTGGAGAGGTTCGAGTACGAGCTTGCGCCGGACAACGCCATGAGCATGAAGCTGGAGCGCGGCGATAATGAATTGGTGATCCGGCTTGTCCAGCCGGATCGCGGCGGATTGGAGGTCAGCGTGCTGGATCCGCAGGGGGAGCCGGTCTATAATGCCATGGTGACGGCCACTCAGACGTACAAGGGCAGACCTGTTGTTGTGAGCGGGCGCACAAGCTTTGACGGCAAGGCCAGGCTGGACCTGTACGCGGGAGAGGCTACTCTGGAGGCAACGCAGAGCAGCTATCAATACAGCTCGGAGAAGACCAGCGTGCAAGTGGCAGCAGAGGCTATGACCCCGGTGAAGCTTCCCGTTCGCCAGCCAAGCCAATATATGGTGAACCTGCATGTATTCAAGAAGGCGCTGGATACCGACTGGATTGGCCCGCTTAGCTTGAGCGAGGAGGGCTTCCTGGCCACCGTAACTTCTTCGCCGGGAGGAGGATGGATCAGGTCCTACTTCTCCAATGCGGTAAGCTTAGGGGGCAAGCCGGGCAATGTGGTGGAAGCCTGCCTGGCAGGGACAATCTATGGTTATGTAAGAGCCTGCGGCAGCTCTATTATGGATGAGAACATGAATGCGGATGTGGAGGTGCGCCTGGAGGAGAAGGGCGCGCGCATTCAAGGGCAAGTGGAGACGGGACGCCATGTGTCCTATTACGCGACCATCTACGAGCTGCAGGAGAACGGCGGCCGGCGGTGGGTGGCAAACGCATGGAACGAGCATTTCCAAAGCAAGCCTTTTAATGTCAATATCCCGAAGGGCGGCACGTTCCGAATGGAGCTCGTCAAGACGGTGCGGGAGCCCAACTATACAAGCCGGTATGAGACGGCAAGCGTAGAGTTCACAGTCGCGGAGAATGAGATCAAGCATCTGGGAACGCTGGCGTTCAACGCGTCCAGCCACTTCGCGAACAAGGGGGGCAACAGCTTCACCGCTTATCCTTCCCGAGCTGTTCCTGGAAGCACGCTCGTCATGAAGGCGGCCTATCGGAACGCCACAGACAAGACAGTAGAGCAAGCCTATCTGCATTTGGACATTCCAGAGGGCATGAGCATTGTGAATGACGCTGCCGGAGGAATAGCGGTTACGGGTGGAGCCGGAGCGGCGGAGGTGAAGGACGGCATGCTGAGCGTTCCACTAGGCCAGCTGGCTAAGGGCCAAGACGGCACGGTAACGTATAAGCTGGCCGTATCCCCGTCCTTCAGCAAGTCGTCTGTAGCCGCATCAGCGAGAATAGCAGCGAAGATAGATGGGGAAAGCTTGGAGGAAACGCTGGGCACCGTCCAGCTTGATGTGCCCAAGATTACGCTGCAGGCACCTGCGCGCGTCTCCAGCGCAGATCGTGGCACCTTGCTAAGCGGCTTTGCTCCAGCCGGCAGCACCGTCCATTTGTACGATACAAATGTGCGAGTGGGTGGCGCTGTAGCTAACGCGGCAGGCATGTGGAAGGCGACGGTAACGCTGGTCGACCTGGGCAATCCAAGCACGCACGGCTTATGGGCGGAGACGGAGAGCGGCGGCGTCACGCTGCGGTCGGAGAAGGCGTTCTTGGAGTATGATGAAAGCCTGCCGAGACTGGAACGTATGGCGTACTCCCAGGCGCCGAACGGCAAATGGGTGACCGTTGAGGTAGGCAGTCAGGTACAGGATCAGCCATATAGCGTTCTGCCTGGCAATCCGTTCCTCTTCGACCTAAAGTTCTCCGAGCCGGACCGGGTGGAGAACGTGAGAGTGTATATGGATGGCCAGGAGGGCAGCGAATCCATTCTTGCCAGCAGGCAAGGGGACATCTTCAGAGCCACTGTGCCTATATCGGCGGGCGCCCTCGGTGGAATCTATGTCGATTACGACGTGGTGAACGAGCAGCGCTCTTACGACGGGCATCTGGAGTCGTTGGATGAGATTCGGGCCTCCATGCCGATTGGCATGAGAGACTTTGAAGTGGTGTCCGTAGAGCCCTTCCGGCTAGATGGAGATTCGTATGTCGGCAGCGCGGTGCTTCGCTTCCCTCAGCTGGATGGAACAACGCTCAGCTATTCCATTACGGTAGACCCAAGCTCCAGCTATGTTCCGACGGCGGAGGAGCAGGAGCTTGCGATTCGATCCGGAGTGCCGGTCGTGCAGAAGACGTTCGAGGCTTCCGAGACGGATACCTCTATGTCCTTGAAGCTCGGCGGTTACATTCCGAGCAATCTGCTCCAGGATGAGGGCGGCAGCTCGCTGGCCGCCAGCTCCGCCTTGGCTGGCAAGCCGGGCGAATGGAAGCATACTGCGGAATATTTTATGGAGATTAAGGCAGATGTGGACGGTGTAAAAGGGCAGATTAGCGGCATTAAGAGCCAATATAACGACTACATGACGTACGCGGGCAAGATTAACAAGATTATGCACCGGGTAGAAGCAAGCGGTATGGATTGCCTGGAGGAAATGCCGACAACCGCCAAGGAAGCCGGCAAGGCGCTGGCAGCGGTCATCATTGGCGAGGTAGCCAAGACGGCCATGAGCGCCGGTGTTGGCGCGATGGCGCTGACGGGCGTCGGCGGCGCCATTGCGGGCAAGGTAACGAGTATGGCGAGCTCCCGAATCGACAAGTATGTAGATGAACGAATTAACGCCGTCGGCTCCGGCTATAACGAATGTTATACGGAGGAGACGGGCAAGAAGTACAGAGGCTTGAAGGTAGCGAATCCGAAGTGGATCTACGACCCTAGCGGCTATGTGTACGAGGCGGTGGCCAGCAATCCGGTGGAGGGTGTCACTGCAACGGTTCTGTTCCTGGATGAGGCAACAGGCGATTGGAAGGTGTGGAAGGCCGAGGAATATGATCAGGTCAATCCGCAGCAGACGGATCAAGCCGGCAAGTATGGCTGGGATGTGCCGCCTGGCAAGTGGAAGGTGGTCTGGAGCAAACGGGGCTACGAGACGGTGGAAAGCGCGGAGATGATCGTGCCGCCGCCTCATACGGAGGTCAACGCGGGCATGATCTCGCGAGCGGCGCCTGAAGTAGCCAGTGTGCAAGGCATCGCTGCCCCGGGCGGAAGCTATGTGGAGGTGGCGTTCACCAAATATTTGAAAACAAATGAATTGCCGGCGGGTGCGATTCTGCTGTTAGATGCGGACGGCAAGCCGGTTGAGGGCAAGGCGCAATTCACAGGACTTGAGGCAAGTGCGGCGGATGAAACGGTATTCTTCTCCCGTACCGTGCGCTTCGTGCCGAAAAACGATCTGGCTCTGGATGGCCAATATACGTTGAAGGTGGGCAAAGGCGTGTTCGTCAGCTATGCCAATGCGATGCTGGCGGAGAAGGATGCCAAGTCGTATACTGTGCCGATGAAAGCGCTGGACTTGGTGGGACCAACGCCTCTAAGCGCAGCAATGGAGAGCGGAGGCCGGGTCATTCGTATCGTGTTCGACGAACCCATTCAAGGTACGGCAGACGCAGCAGGCATGCTCATTAACGGTACAAAGAACGTCGTGACAACAGCGGTTGCAGCGGCCCAACAGGGCGGCGGCGAGTCGCGCGAGCTTCTGCTCTCGTTGAAAACCCCCGTTCTGGAGGGAGCGAGACTGACGCTGCCGGCAGGTGCAGTGAAGGACCAGGAGGGCAACTCGTCGGCTGAGACGGCCTTCACGTTGTCGCCTGACCTCGACCCTGGATTAAGGGAGCTGTCGTTCGGCACCGGCACGTTAAGCCCGGCGTTCAGCTCCAGTGTAACGGAGTATACACTGACGCTGCCGGCGGGAACGAAGGAAACGACGATCAAGGCGACGGCTATTCATGATGGGGCGAAGCTTACAATTGGCTCCGACCCTGGCCTCAGCGGCCTTGCCAAATCCATTGCCATTCCGGAGGACGGGATCATTACCGTGCAATCGGATATTGGAGGCGGAGTGGCAATCAAGAGATATACCGTGCAAGTGAGCTACTCCGGCGGCGGCGAGCCGGGTCCAGGTCCCGGCCCAGGCCCTGGGCCGGGCACAGGCTCGGGAGTAGATCCAAAGCCGGGAGATACGCTGAATGTTGGCCAATCCGCTAAAGTAACCAGCGAGACGGCTGCAGATGGAAGAGTTGTGGTTACAGCGGACATTGCGGTCGAGGCTATTACGGCGGCTCTGCGAGATGGGCGCCAAGGTCAAGTGCTGTATCTGGAGACCAAGGAGCAGGGCGATGAGCTTGTTGTCCGCGTTCCTGCCCAAGGGATGCTGCTAATGAAGGAAGCCGGCGCCAAGCTGCTGGTGAAGTCAACGCTGCTGCATGTGACGGTTGACGCGGCGGCGGCATTAGCCGGGAATCAGCCTTCGGGCGAGACCGCGTTCAAGCTGGTTGTAGAATCGGCCGCGAATGACTGGCTGAGTGCCGCGGATAAGGCGGCTCAGAGCCAAAGCCACGGCATTAAACGGCTGACCTCAGCGGTTCGCGTTCAGGCGCATTGGGTATCGGGCGGCAAGACTGCGGCCATATCGAATGAAGCGCTGAAGGGGCAATTCGGACCATCTGCCGATGTGTATCGGTTCAGCGAAGGCGCTTGGATTCATGTTGCAAGCGCGGGAGCCATGTTCGCCATTGCGGAGTCCAGCGGTTACTATGCGGCGCTTAAGCCGCTGCTGAATCGCTTCCAGGATACAGCGGGGCACTGGGCAAAGCTTGACATCGAGTGGATGGCGCAGCGCTTGCTCGTGAACGGAACGTCGAGCATCGCGTTCCAACCGGATACATCCGTCACCCGCGCAGAGTTCACCGCGCTCCTGGCGAGAGCGCTGCAATTGCCGGCAAGCAGCGGCGAGGCGGGCAGCAACGAAGGCTCCGGCTTTGCTGATGTGGCTTCCACCGCATGGTATCGCAAGGATGTGCTCCGAGCGGTTGCGGCTGGCATCGTGAACGGAAGAGACGCACACCGGTTTGCTCCGGATGCAACAATAACGCGTCAGGAGATGGCGGTAATGATCAGTCGCGCATATGCGTACTTGGGTCTTGAAGCATCGCCTTCAGGCGCTGACCCGGCAGAGACATTCGCGGACGGAAGGGACATTTCGTCCTGGGCGAAGAGCGCTGTTGAGCTGGCGGTGAGCGAGGGACTGCTGAAGGGCGTGTCGGAGGGCCGCTTTAACCCGGCAGGTCTGACTACACGAGCGCAGGCTGCGGTTGTCATCAAGCGACTGCTTGGCAAGCTGGAGGAATAGGCGTTATGACATCTGCCCGAACGTTGCGAATGTGAAGCGACGCTCGGGTCCATACGATGAGGAGGCGTCCCTGGGAACAGGGACGCTTCTTTTCTTGAATTCTAAGCGTATAAGTGTTACACCTTATCTGAGCTTAAACTTCTCGGAATGAAACGCGCTGCGCCGCCAAGGACGGCGACAGCCGTTTCACCTTGACAATAGCTGAAATTGAATGTAAAATGACCACAGTCAAACAATGACCGTGGTCATTTTTGTGGTTGCGACGAAGATCCGGTTCGTAGGCGCAACAACGACAC
This genomic window contains:
- a CDS encoding glycoside hydrolase family 44 protein: MKTLRGQHRKSVYLVCLAALLVFNTFVFGTAEGSPIAGVSFQASASPAASVVETGSSLVVNVNVTASAQADVLLDVEFFDSKLKRVGQTVVDNIRLEAGVGRTVPLTWNVPAGLAPGEYLISFGIFGAGWKGSDSKWYPGVAKVTVKQGAPVPTPAPTQTPAPTPTQAPTQTPAPTPTQAPTQTPAPTPTQAPTQTPAPSPTPADKAFQVLTTTGKNAETFSITPKFKVINQSKSDFSLKDLKLRYYFTADFAKDEEKAFAIGFYSLVKWRSLGASDVTTQFVKLPIPAADATHYLEVGFAESAGLIKSTEELIFSGWMNKSDWSSFNQLNDYSFTNMASETASLRTVLYRNGEIVWGEEPVLLDLPSFPDPIHYSSTDTSITLTWDAVNGATGYEVAADGVYTTVTAPAFDYSYLKPGTLHTFRIRTLKGDRTSQWSSLLTIKTTGEQQLPVMLGIRAAKTEDAITITWKAMKEAVTGYDIEVDGTVMPVTGLSYKHEGLAAGSLHTYRVRAKDGAALGPWSDLMKVNTLRQINGAFDVQFTIDPSMERQPISPYIYGANEDLTGTENLTSRRAGGNRFSAYNWENNASNSGSDEGYVSDSFVPWYYGGIPVSEKEKWSIPGSAAIGFHQKSLEKGAYTLWTLPMAGYAAKDTASTVTKAETAPSNRWVEVKAAKGAPFSLTPDLNDNVVYNDELVHLLVNKFGPASSATGIKGYSLDNEPGLWDDTHARMHPEAPKGAEVLRKSLELSKAVKNVDPGAETFGPVSYGFSDAYMVDNKTEWNEIKGNYRWYLDYYLDNMARESRKEGQRLLDVLDIHWYSEEMGGGTRITNTEFLDHTLETHKVRVQAPRSLWDHSYLEKTWIGDWYSEFLPLIPNLQHTVDTYNPGTKLAITEYDFGGGHHVSGGIAQADALGIFGKQGMYMAHYWNMAGTNRLSQIPYLSSGFRIFNNYDGNSSKFGDISVQADTNDMENSSIYGSVFHEDNGELHLIVMNKNFDHAMNAQFDIGGETAYKSAQVWAFDEHSPQITQREGVAELAGNSFTLNIPPLTVAHIVLSANGTGG
- a CDS encoding S-layer homology domain-containing protein — its product is MKNKWLKAARRRTASLLAAVMLGTAMMPTGAWGADSAPGITVAAGESAAGEGGEVRALLPSAGSDSSPLSWNLLSRLNRGTGSYMFPASDTPITQLSSDERYMAFMTYPMDDLGVGRKVVALQDRSTGELKITPMPDEAGSVHFFDMTPDARYIAYTYGEDAVSGKVKVYLYDWVEQRLETINGVSGPNEFSYSDGDYVSISDDGRYVAFDSEAQLVPQDTNETRDVYLYDRLASGEKLERISKPLKEFYDYGSWAPSISGDGSVIAFVSKAQLLENEEYGWNTVYLYDRTDGAIRRVAEGETPSVSEDGRYVAFATHLNNLGSGDSNGQDDIYVYDSEQESFLRASMKADGTQHDSDSRYPSISGDGAYVAYEVGRYSSEDTLEGFVTGLRDLTSVPIQVPDSPLKLGTTLMRPIIGDDGQTVTFLSSFMDRIGEVEYLNFDFFVATDGVAPTWPAGSKLSASNIGTDYLTVSWPHAEHGEGVTGYAIYRNGNPVGYVPGSGTSYTLTNQPAENSYEDLIQVEAIGGRYHMSMNGPTYAWVRDGEVDPPDELLFFEWIGERGSDSEPLHRGSAIQLFASGPSGREAKVEYSYKEWNGVSEALKSGSIPLNEIQGSGLYIANFQLSQETTELLSIRLTLTGGGETLTAEGDHLPVSVGGSLSLAFEGAEPEELKGAILTLLQSGSEVRTMTLGDSPLTLLEGLQPGASTTVLLYSPDYRHEMARVENIVIQPGRTTAITVPVELPSRFRARTVDADGSPVAGIPVSFWNEERELLLMSATENDGLTFWQEGLAENEVITVELDLERFEYELAPDNAMSMKLERGDNELVIRLVQPDRGGLEVSVLDPQGEPVYNAMVTATQTYKGRPVVVSGRTSFDGKARLDLYAGEATLEATQSSYQYSSEKTSVQVAAEAMTPVKLPVRQPSQYMVNLHVFKKALDTDWIGPLSLSEEGFLATVTSSPGGGWIRSYFSNAVSLGGKPGNVVEACLAGTIYGYVRACGSSIMDENMNADVEVRLEEKGARIQGQVETGRHVSYYATIYELQENGGRRWVANAWNEHFQSKPFNVNIPKGGTFRMELVKTVREPNYTSRYETASVEFTVAENEIKHLGTLAFNASSHFANKGGNSFTAYPSRAVPGSTLVMKAAYRNATDKTVEQAYLHLDIPEGMSIVNDAAGGIAVTGGAGAAEVKDGMLSVPLGQLAKGQDGTVTYKLAVSPSFSKSSVAASARIAAKIDGESLEETLGTVQLDVPKITLQAPARVSSADRGTLLSGFAPAGSTVHLYDTNVRVGGAVANAAGMWKATVTLVDLGNPSTHGLWAETESGGVTLRSEKAFLEYDESLPRLERMAYSQAPNGKWVTVEVGSQVQDQPYSVLPGNPFLFDLKFSEPDRVENVRVYMDGQEGSESILASRQGDIFRATVPISAGALGGIYVDYDVVNEQRSYDGHLESLDEIRASMPIGMRDFEVVSVEPFRLDGDSYVGSAVLRFPQLDGTTLSYSITVDPSSSYVPTAEEQELAIRSGVPVVQKTFEASETDTSMSLKLGGYIPSNLLQDEGGSSLAASSALAGKPGEWKHTAEYFMEIKADVDGVKGQISGIKSQYNDYMTYAGKINKIMHRVEASGMDCLEEMPTTAKEAGKALAAVIIGEVAKTAMSAGVGAMALTGVGGAIAGKVTSMASSRIDKYVDERINAVGSGYNECYTEETGKKYRGLKVANPKWIYDPSGYVYEAVASNPVEGVTATVLFLDEATGDWKVWKAEEYDQVNPQQTDQAGKYGWDVPPGKWKVVWSKRGYETVESAEMIVPPPHTEVNAGMISRAAPEVASVQGIAAPGGSYVEVAFTKYLKTNELPAGAILLLDADGKPVEGKAQFTGLEASAADETVFFSRTVRFVPKNDLALDGQYTLKVGKGVFVSYANAMLAEKDAKSYTVPMKALDLVGPTPLSAAMESGGRVIRIVFDEPIQGTADAAGMLINGTKNVVTTAVAAAQQGGGESRELLLSLKTPVLEGARLTLPAGAVKDQEGNSSAETAFTLSPDLDPGLRELSFGTGTLSPAFSSSVTEYTLTLPAGTKETTIKATAIHDGAKLTIGSDPGLSGLAKSIAIPEDGIITVQSDIGGGVAIKRYTVQVSYSGGGEPGPGPGPGPGPGTGSGVDPKPGDTLNVGQSAKVTSETAADGRVVVTADIAVEAITAALRDGRQGQVLYLETKEQGDELVVRVPAQGMLLMKEAGAKLLVKSTLLHVTVDAAAALAGNQPSGETAFKLVVESAANDWLSAADKAAQSQSHGIKRLTSAVRVQAHWVSGGKTAAISNEALKGQFGPSADVYRFSEGAWIHVASAGAMFAIAESSGYYAALKPLLNRFQDTAGHWAKLDIEWMAQRLLVNGTSSIAFQPDTSVTRAEFTALLARALQLPASSGEAGSNEGSGFADVASTAWYRKDVLRAVAAGIVNGRDAHRFAPDATITRQEMAVMISRAYAYLGLEASPSGADPAETFADGRDISSWAKSAVELAVSEGLLKGVSEGRFNPAGLTTRAQAAVVIKRLLGKLEE